In Mytilus edulis chromosome 6, xbMytEdul2.2, whole genome shotgun sequence, the following proteins share a genomic window:
- the LOC139528303 gene encoding short-chain specific acyl-CoA dehydrogenase, mitochondrial-like, which yields MASRCLLRRLARVSKRTNSYGTVRPLSSLAELPETHQMLQKTCRDFADNELVPIAGKLDKEHQFPLEQIKKLGELGIMCVDIPESEGGTGLDYLAYAIALEEISRGCASTGCIVSVNNSLYLGPIKKNANQMQKELFQTPFLHGDKVGCFALSEPGNGSDAGAASTTAVLQGDHYVLNGTKAWITNGYEAEASVVFATTDKSQKHKGISAFLVPKPTEGLSLGVKEDKLGIKATSTCYLIFEDCKIPREFLLGEPGMGFKIAMQTLDAGRIGIAAQGIGIAQASLECAIDYAQKRTAFNQPISKMQTVQSKLADMEMRIQSARLLNYKAALLKDAGKPFTKEAAMAKLAGSEAATFCSHQAIQILGGMGYVSSMPAERYYRDARITEIYEGTSEIQKLVIAGCLLKEYQAV from the exons ATGGAACAGTTCGACCATTATCTAGTCTGGCGGAGCTTCCAGAAACCCATCAGATGTTACAGAAAACATGTAGAGATTTTGCTGACAATGAATTAGTTCCTATTGCTGGAAAGTTAGATAAAGAACATCAGTTCCCACTGGAGCAG ataaagAAGTTAGGAGAACTTGGAATTATGTGTGTAGATATTCCTGAGTCAGAAGGGGGGACTGGTTTAGATTATCTTGCCTATGCTATAGCTTTAGAGGAAATCAGTAGAGGTTGTGCATCAACAGGCTGTATAGTCAGTGTTAATAAT TCATTATATTTAGGACCAATCAAGAAAAATGCTAACCAAATGCAGAAAGAATTATTCCAGACACCCTTTCTGCATGGTGATAAAGTTGGATGTTTTGCCTTGAGTGAACCAG GAAATGGTAGCGATGCTGGTGCTGCTTCAACTACAGCAGTATTACAAGGAGATCACTATGTATTAAATGGAACCAAAGCCTGGATAACAAATGGATACGAAGCAGAAGCCTCAGTG GTATTTGCTACAACAGATAAAAGTCAAAAACACAAG GGCATAAGTGCCTTTTTAGTTCCTAAACCTACAGAGGGTTTATCACTTGGAGTGAAAGAAGACAAATTAGGGATTAAAGCTACCTCAACATGCTATCTCATATTTGAAGACTGTAAAATACCCAGAGAATTCTTGTTAGGAGAACCTGGCATGGGATTCAAAATTGCAATG CAAACGTTAGACGCTGGAAGAATAGGTATTGCAGCACAGGGTATAGGAATTGCTCAA GCTTCTTTAGAATGTGCCATTGACTATGCACAGAAAAGAACTGCCTTTAATCAACCTATTTCAAAAATGCAGACAGTCCAG TCTAAATTAGCAGATATGGAAATGAGAATACAAAGTGCCAGATTACTTAATTACAAAGCTGCCTTACTGAAAGATGCTGGTAAACCATTTACAAAG GAGGCAGCCATGGCCAAGTTAGCTGGATCAGAAGCTGCTACATTCTGTAGTCATCAG GCTATACAGATCCTAGGTGGTATGGGATATGTGTCAAGTATGCCAGCTGAGAGATATTATAGAGATGCTAGAATTACAGAAATATACGAGGGGACCAGTGAAATACAAAAACTAGTCATTGCAGGTTGTCTGCTCAAAGAGTACCAAGCTGTGTAA